The Thermococcus sp. genome includes a window with the following:
- a CDS encoding DUF257 family protein, whose protein sequence is MSEIIQRLLRKKDGIALVEYRSTDHPERIFYEILTGWREVGVTPLIVDIWDTLHIFTQNLRFAGLSLKLDDVPVIKEKGTIRIGNVLGLVDVIEDFEHHLASYGRLAKNVPEKSRNHTIVLGMEKFSFTFLDDPPKLERYFETVTRRYLPIRCKMNFLFLNTSIASEYLRKGLEQDSDYVLRVSGRRVELLKFPEVSEDEI, encoded by the coding sequence ATGAGCGAGATAATTCAACGACTCTTGCGGAAGAAGGACGGCATTGCCCTGGTAGAGTACCGCTCAACGGACCATCCCGAGAGGATATTCTACGAGATACTAACGGGATGGAGAGAAGTGGGAGTAACCCCACTGATAGTCGACATATGGGACACCCTTCACATCTTCACTCAGAACCTCAGGTTTGCAGGTTTGAGCCTTAAACTTGATGACGTGCCAGTGATAAAGGAGAAGGGGACAATAAGGATAGGAAACGTACTCGGCTTGGTGGACGTCATAGAGGACTTTGAACACCATCTGGCATCCTACGGACGGCTGGCGAAGAACGTCCCCGAAAAGAGCAGAAATCACACAATAGTCCTTGGGATGGAGAAGTTCTCATTTACTTTTCTCGACGACCCTCCAAAGCTCGAAAGGTACTTTGAAACCGTAACCCGGAGATACCTCCCGATCAGATGTAAGATGAACTTCCTGTTCCTGAACACCAGTATAGCTTCCGAGTACCTCAGGAAGGGGCTTGAACAGGACTCAGACTATGTCCTCCGGGTTTCTGGAAGAAGGGTGGAACTGCTGAAATTCCCGGAGGTGAGCGAGGATGAGATTTGA
- a CDS encoding DUF257 family protein: MRFEEYLGTIKPGESVLIEHTSLSKHPVIFHLIGTNYGWNNMLVIDIIDSLMPILRWLSISGTSVPDNIARIRAGGTSQWGRVILEVDPHKDPGIFLSRFTQKLRERYSKNPETVTVILNPERLIPLQNNNRRFILALSNLASAFVGNSKRITFYFVNREMVEGMYLALLEEAFTRVLIVKNDGRVLIAKSPHLEEEGMSLEI; encoded by the coding sequence ATGAGATTTGAGGAGTACCTCGGAACCATAAAACCTGGAGAAAGCGTCCTCATAGAGCATACATCACTCTCAAAACATCCGGTTATCTTCCACCTCATAGGGACAAACTACGGCTGGAACAACATGCTGGTAATCGACATAATAGACTCCCTCATGCCAATCCTGAGGTGGCTCAGCATCTCCGGAACCTCCGTTCCGGACAACATCGCCAGGATAAGAGCCGGGGGAACTTCCCAATGGGGGAGGGTAATACTCGAAGTAGACCCACACAAGGATCCCGGAATATTTCTAAGCAGGTTTACCCAGAAGTTGCGGGAGCGTTACTCGAAAAACCCGGAGACTGTTACGGTGATACTGAACCCCGAAAGACTGATACCACTCCAAAACAACAATAGGCGTTTTATACTTGCCCTATCCAATCTCGCCTCGGCTTTCGTCGGAAACTCCAAAAGAATAACTTTCTATTTTGTCAACCGAGAGATGGTCGAGGGCATGTATCTGGCCCTTCTTGAGGAGGCGTTTACACGCGTCCTCATCGTCAAAAATGATGGGAGGGTTCTAATAGCCAAGTCCCCCCATCTGGAAGAGGAGGGCATGAGCCTGGAAATATGA